TGGACTGACGTGACGGTAGTAGTAGAGGGTGTCAAAACTCTCTGAGAAGGTTTGTTGGCACCCCAGGCAAAAGTAGCGTTGATGCCCATTCGGCATCTTGCCATGCTTGTGAGTCTTAGAATGACCGCAGAGCTTACATTCCATAGCTTGAGTAGGTGAATCGTTGATTCCTTACTCTACCAGACCCACATCAGTTTGACGCACTACCAGAGCAAGCTTAACAATCATTTAGAAACAAGCTCTCAGGCGATCTGCAAGGCTCAGAACATTCTGTTGATGTTCCTCTGCGTCATGGCTGTAGCTGATGAAGACTTTGCAAGGCATTACAAAAGTTGTCTACAAGATTAGCTCATGGATAAATGTGCGTTCTAAACTACTCTCTGTAGAGAGTCATCATTCAAAACCAAGACTATCATTCACATGTAATCTTTCGAGATTTCCGCGACATCTTAATGTCCAAGGATGCTCTGTTCCTAGTTGCTGCTCTAAAATTTTCAAAGCTTCTTTATACAAAGACTCTGCTCTTTCAGAGTAACCTTGAGCATGGTGGAGCATAGCTAAGTTATCCAACCCTCTACCTATATCTGGATGAGTATTGCCTAAAGTGTACTTGCCTATTTTCAAAGCCTGTTGATATAAAGGTTCAGCGTCACTATAGCGACCCAAAGAAGTGTAGAGTAATGCTAAATTATTCAAATTTCGAGCTATGTCAGGGTGATTCTCACCTAAGAGCCTCCTTCTCAAGTCTATTGCTCTCTTAAATAAGGGTTCTGCCTCACCATAACGTCCCTGCGTATAGAAAAGCATTGCAAGATCATCGAGATTTCGAGCTGTATCAGGATGTTCTTCACCTAAAATCCGTTCTCTTGTTTCCAATGATTGCCGATATAGTTGTTCAGCCTCGCTGTAGCGGCCTTGGACACGGTAGAGATCGGCAAGATTGTTGAGGGTATTTGCTATGTCAGGATGATCCTCTCCCAATAAGTGATTTCTCAAATACAATGATTTTTTGTACAGCTCTTCTGCTTCGCCATATCGTCCTTGAGAATAGTAAAGATAGGCTAGATTATTCAAGTTGGCAGCGACATAAGGATGCTCTTCACTTAACAGATCTCTGTTGATCTCTAATGCTTTGTTGAACAATGGCTCTGCCTCTCCATATCGCCCTTGAGCAGAGTAAAGACGAGCTAAATCGTTTAGAAGTCGAGCCATATAAGGGTGCTTTTCTCCTAGCAAATGCTCATTTATTTCCAGGACACGCTGATATATTGGCTCTGCTTCGCAATATCGTCCTTGAGTTCTATAGAGAAGAGCTAGATTATTAAGCCCATTGGACACAGCAGGGTGTTCGTTACCCAATACATGTTTGTACATCTCCAATGACTGCTTATAAAGCTCTTCTGCTTTGTCATAGCGGCCTTGGGAATACCATAGGTAGGCTAAATTATTCAGATTTTGGGCAATTTCAGGATGCTCTTCGCCCAAAAAGCGCTTGTTCATTTCCAAGGCTTTTTGATAGAGAGGCTCCGCTTCACTATAACGAGCTTGAGCTCTAAAAAGTAAAGCGAGATTATTAAGGTTGTTTGCTATTGTAGGGTGCTCTTCGCCCAAAAAGCGCTTGTTCATTTCCAAGGCTTCTTGATAGAGAGGCTCCGCTTCACTATAACGAGCTTGGCGGTAATAGAGTCGAGCTAAATGATTTAGGCTAGCAGCTACTTCAGGATGAACCTGTCCAAGTACCTGTCTTCTTACCTTCAACACTTCCTGATAAAGAGGCTCTGCTTCATTATATTGTCCCTGAGCTTCATAGAGCCGTGCTAGATTGCTAAGGCTTTTAATAATGTCGGGGTGCTCCTTTCTCAGCAAACGTTTCCTCAAGATAAGCGACTGCTGATAGAGAGATTCTGCCTCACTGTATCGCCCTTGTGCTTCATAGAGCCGTGCTAAATTACTGAGACTAGTAGCAACATCGGGGTGCTCTTCTCCTAGCAAATGTCTTCGTAAAGACAACGATTGCACAAACAACGGTTCTGCTTCCTTGTAACGCCCTTGGTAATAATACAATCGCGCTAAATTGTTGAGGCTCTGAGCTACTTGAGGATGTTCCTCCCCAAGAACATGTTTGATCAATTCCAGCGCTTTCAAGTAAAGGGGTTCTGCTTCCCGATTACGCCCTTGAGCGCGATAGAGCCTTGCTAAATCATTGAGACTTTCAGCAACATCGGGATGCTCTTTCCCCAGTAGACGTTCTCGCAATTTCAAAGCCTTTGTGTAAAGCAGCTCAGCTTCACTGTATTTACCTTGGAGACGATAAATCTCAGCTAAACCATTGAGGCTCTCAGCAAAATCTGGATGTTCTTCGTTTAATAGTCGTTTCCTCAAATCTAATGCTTCTTCGTATAAGTCTTCTGCTTCGCTATATCGTCCCTCAGCTTGATACAGCTTTGCTAAACTATTAAGGCTAGTAATGACATGTGGATTGCCTTCACTCAATAAACGCTGTCTTAATGTTAATGCCTGCTTTAATAGAGATTCTGCCTCTTCATACTGACCACGGGCATATAAATAACTCCCAGCGAGATCGAATAAATTAGTGACTATCTCAAACTCGAACTGATAATCTTGAACGAGTTGGGCAGCACACTTTGCTTGAGGTAGAAGACGAGCGCAAAGTTGCCAGTTTTCATATTCTACAGATGGAAATGCTTTATGAATGGCACGAACAGCCCGTTCTGCCCATATCCTACGAGTATTCTCATCCATTTCATTTTTCAATACCTCTTGTACCAAATGATGAATACTGTATGTATATAACTCAGTATCGTAATTGATTAAATAATATTGAGTTAATGGAAGAAAAACTTGATTAAGAATCAGTGGATCTTTAGGCAACCCAACAAAAGCTTCAGAAAGTTCAGACCCAAGCTCAGAGAATCCTCGAGTGATTAACTCTAGTGGAATATTGTGTGGGCTTAAAAATGCACTTAAGCGTAACAAGTCTGCTGCTGCTTCAGAGGTCTGCTGAACCTCTCTAAAATTCTCTCTCCAAGTTACAGCAATTGGCTCAGAGCGACTACCTGCTATAGGTTCTGATTCATTTAATAACTCTAGACGACGCCTTTGATAACTGAAGAGATAATCCTGAAAACGAGCTTTCTTAGAGTAGATATAAGCTCCAGCTTGTTCGAGTGCCAGTGGTAGATAGCCAAGTTCTGCTGCTATTTTCTCCGCAGCCAATACCTCTGGTGAATCTTTGTCTTCGCGATCTTCACGCCCAGTTCGTTTAAAGAGAAATTTTAATGCTTCATCCTGGCTCATTACACCCATTTCAATAGGCTTTGAAATTCCTACCGTGTCGAAAATTGAGATCCTAGAGGTAAGTAAAATGTGCCCCTTAGGATTGTTAGGAAGGAATTCTTTCAGAAGCTCTGGGTTGTCTGCATCATCAAGAATGAGGAGCCAGTTTGAATTTGATTCTAGCCATCGTTTCACAGAAAAAACAATATCATTCTGGTTTTGGGCTGATTGTTCAGGTAAAGCTAGAAGACTTGCAATTTCGGCATATCCCTCTCTTAAGTCGATTGCTGTGTTAGCCCTTAGAAAAAATACGGCATTGTATTCCTTCTGGTAGCAATAGGCATACATTAAAGCAGTTTGTGTCTTACCAATACCTCCTAACCCACTAATAGCCTGTATATGTGTAACGGCAGTTGTACTTTGTGAGGTAAAGGTATTGTGTAGAGCTTCTAATACTCCATCGCGACCAATAAAGTAAGGAGTGCGTTGGTACGGGATATTGAAAATTGATAAACTACTTGAAGATGTGGTTGATTCAGACTCAGGGGTAGAGCTTTTTTCGGCAGGTAAGATAGTTACACGTGGATATGTCTTAGTAGTTAGGAAGATCATATCTCCAACATCTTGAGCAAGCCACTGAAGTCTTTCTCTATCGACCGGATCACTGATATGTTTGCCTGTGTCAATGCATTCTTGAAGCAAATCTTCCAGCACTTTTTTAGGTTTTCGACTTGTTTTGTTGCCTTGAGAAGATTGCTTGAACTTATCCCATCGGCTTTCGAGTCTTAACAAAGTTTCTGGAGCCATATTGCTACCTACATCATCTATAGTGTTCGGTGTATTTAATTTGCATCACCCAGACAATCACTTTACGAAACATCTTTTAGAGAGCATCAAAATACGTATCCGTCAAGTTTTTATAAAACAAATAGCTAACTCACCTCTAATTCTTTGAAGTATAGTTCTAGTACTTGATCTGCTATGTGAAGTGCATCGAGTAATACTTTACTTATTCTTTCAGTCAAAAGAATGCCATTTTGGAAAATGGGACTGTTTGAAAGTCCCCCTAAACTTTGATTGATAGCAGAGGAGCAGATGGGAATTGTGCGAAGTACAGTTACAGGGGTAATTCGCCTAATCGAAAGTTCTTTCAATGAGTTACCAAATGTAATCACTTCAGGGTTAAATGCTTCAAAGTGGGATGTAGCAACATCTCGGTATCTATCAGCGCCATTCAAGTTTCGCAATTCAGTCATTTTGAAGCATAAAATCATACAGTGATGAAGCTTTGTGTAGCGCGGGTATAATTTTTCGGCAAGGGTATGTATTCTCTTCCAATCTCGAACATATTGAAGTTTTAAAGACTTCTGCCTTCCCAAGATTTTTTCTAAGTCGTCTAATAGACTGGCTGGTAAATTATGCCAGTGTTTTGTTGCAATATTCCATACTGCAATTGCTTCATCTTCTGAAGCAACTTGGATCAATGACTTGGAGAGACTAGCGTGAGTCTCTCGCTGAACAATAGATATGTTGCTGTTTAAGACCGTTGCCAGATGCATTTGTACCTGTGGCAGTCCACAACCACCTGTTGCTTCTGCCCACCCTAAAAGCGCAAAGGCTCGATCACTTTGAGATGCGATCGCAGGAGGAACGACCCCTGGAGGAGGATTCAGCGTAAATATAAGGTGATTAAACTGGCTTAGCACCATAG
The window above is part of the Leptolyngbya sp. 'hensonii' genome. Proteins encoded here:
- a CDS encoding SEFIR domain-containing protein, which encodes MPCKVFISYSHDAEEHQQNVLSLADRLRACF
- the fxsT gene encoding FxSxx-COOH system tetratricopeptide repeat protein, with the protein product MAPETLLRLESRWDKFKQSSQGNKTSRKPKKVLEDLLQECIDTGKHISDPVDRERLQWLAQDVGDMIFLTTKTYPRVTILPAEKSSTPESESTTSSSSLSIFNIPYQRTPYFIGRDGVLEALHNTFTSQSTTAVTHIQAISGLGGIGKTQTALMYAYCYQKEYNAVFFLRANTAIDLREGYAEIASLLALPEQSAQNQNDIVFSVKRWLESNSNWLLILDDADNPELLKEFLPNNPKGHILLTSRISIFDTVGISKPIEMGVMSQDEALKFLFKRTGREDREDKDSPEVLAAEKIAAELGYLPLALEQAGAYIYSKKARFQDYLFSYQRRRLELLNESEPIAGSRSEPIAVTWRENFREVQQTSEAAADLLRLSAFLSPHNIPLELITRGFSELGSELSEAFVGLPKDPLILNQVFLPLTQYYLINYDTELYTYSIHHLVQEVLKNEMDENTRRIWAERAVRAIHKAFPSVEYENWQLCARLLPQAKCAAQLVQDYQFEFEIVTNLFDLAGSYLYARGQYEEAESLLKQALTLRQRLLSEGNPHVITSLNSLAKLYQAEGRYSEAEDLYEEALDLRKRLLNEEHPDFAESLNGLAEIYRLQGKYSEAELLYTKALKLRERLLGKEHPDVAESLNDLARLYRAQGRNREAEPLYLKALELIKHVLGEEHPQVAQSLNNLARLYYYQGRYKEAEPLFVQSLSLRRHLLGEEHPDVATSLSNLARLYEAQGRYSEAESLYQQSLILRKRLLRKEHPDIIKSLSNLARLYEAQGQYNEAEPLYQEVLKVRRQVLGQVHPEVAASLNHLARLYYRQARYSEAEPLYQEALEMNKRFLGEEHPTIANNLNNLALLFRAQARYSEAEPLYQKALEMNKRFLGEEHPEIAQNLNNLAYLWYSQGRYDKAEELYKQSLEMYKHVLGNEHPAVSNGLNNLALLYRTQGRYCEAEPIYQRVLEINEHLLGEKHPYMARLLNDLARLYSAQGRYGEAEPLFNKALEINRDLLSEEHPYVAANLNNLAYLYYSQGRYGEAEELYKKSLYLRNHLLGEDHPDIANTLNNLADLYRVQGRYSEAEQLYRQSLETRERILGEEHPDTARNLDDLAMLFYTQGRYGEAEPLFKRAIDLRRRLLGENHPDIARNLNNLALLYTSLGRYSDAEPLYQQALKIGKYTLGNTHPDIGRGLDNLAMLHHAQGYSERAESLYKEALKILEQQLGTEHPWTLRCRGNLERLHVNDSLGFE